A genomic window from Silene latifolia isolate original U9 population chromosome 11, ASM4854445v1, whole genome shotgun sequence includes:
- the LOC141614373 gene encoding protein FAR1-RELATED SEQUENCE 4-like yields MIVDNSKVNKGPVMTYRMFKEYFRGYQNVDASLEDFKNFSRDIKKFLSEGDAQMLTEHFMKIKRMCPSFYFDFEVDEKDLGIEGGLKKVFKDKVQHRYCIWHILKKLPEKVGPVICKETEFLKEINSCVWGKDMEPAEFEERWTAIVEAHELSDNEWLQEKYGIRQFWIPAYFPTPLDLEKHAAETYTPRIFDDFKEEIKAACFTCATGDKEKWKNHAILYIDVKDRERKKDYKSPANCDELLTILRGFKERVLVETTSSVADDGGNSSIGKKRDKNAEIGMLLGTSVPSEIKILPPRQCKNKGSGKRMISQRERAGGSQ; encoded by the exons ATGATAGTTGACAACTCAAAGGTTAACAAAGGTCCAGTTATGACCTATAGGATGTTTAAGGAGTATTTCAGAGGTTATCAGAATGTGGATGCTTCATTGGAAGACTTTAAAAACTTTTCAAGGGATATCAAAAAGTTCTTGTCAGAAGGGGATGCTCAAATGCTTACTGagcattttatgaaaataaaaagaATGTGTCCATCCTTTTACTTTGACTTTGAGGTAGATGAGAAAG ATTTGGGGATAGAAGGAGGACTTAAGAAAGTCTTTAAAGATAAGGTGCAACATAGATATTGCATATGGCACATATTGAAGAAGTTGCCAGAGAAGGTAGGGCCTGTGATATGTAAAGAAACTGAGTTTTTGAAAGAGATAAACTCATGTGTTTGGGGCAAAGATATGGAGCCTGCTGAATTTGAGGAAAGATGGACAGCCATTGTGGAAGCTCATGAGTTGTCGGATAATGAGTGGCTTCAGGAAAAGTATGGCATTAGACAATTTTGGATTCCAGCTTACTTTC CTACTCCTCTAGACCTAGAAAAGCATGCAGCAGAAACCTACACTCCGAGAATTTTCGATGATTTCAAAGAGGAAATAAAAGCAGCATGCTTTACATGTGCCACTGGGGACAAAGAAAAATGGAAGAATCATGCAATTCTCTACATAGACGTCAAGGATCGTGAGAGAAAGAAAGACTATAAG AGTCCCGCTAATTGTGATGAGTTACTAACCATTTTACGTGGGTTCAAGGAAAGGGTACTTGTAGAAACAACAAGTAGTGTCGCTGATGATGGTGGTAATAGTAGTATTGGAAAGAAAAGGGACAAAAATGCTGAAATTGGAATGCTCTTGGGAACAAGTGTGCCTAGCGAAATTAAAATTTTGCCTCCAAGACAATGCAAAAACAAAGGCTCGGGAAAAAGAATGATTTCACAAAGAGAAAGAGCGGGGGGAAGTCAGTAA